The sequence ATTTCCGCCTGAGAACGCTGTTATAACTCTGTCACGATATTGGATAAGCGCTGTTAGACCCTGGTTCCCGTTATTAGGCTCTCGTCGTTAGACCACCCCCACCTATGCTTCTGCCGTCAGGGCTTAAATAGATCCCTTTCCCGCTAAATGCTGTTACAACACCTCTCTGATAAGATATTATCTTGGCAACTGTCTGGGTTCCATGCGTGGAGTCTCCTATTGCGTTCCAGAATGCTGCACTACGAAAACTTGTTCCTGCGTTACGGCCTCCTCTCGTACCGCAACCGCCACTAAAATGAACGCCAATTGATGTATTAGTTGCTTGTTGAAGAATCGGACTCCCTGAGTTGGCAGGCTGCGTATCAGTCCTGTATTCAATTCGTATATTGTTTGGATAATTAGCAGGCCCCGTGCCGGTTTGTTGCGTTTGACTATCAGCATTCCGGGGCCCAGAAGAGCCAAAATTCGGCGATGGGCCATCTACGCCATAGCCTGTGATTGTTACATTATTAGGCTGTGATCTTCTGGATAAAGGAATCAATGTTCCCTGTGCCTCTGCTGGAAATAAGCCCGTAATCTGATTAGGCCTGACTCGAAAGACTGCCCAGTCATTGTCGGTTGTTTCCTGCGAAACAAAAGAGTCTGGAACGACGAAGTATTGGTCATCCACAGCTGCTGGCTGGGTTGTTCCAGTGGTATCTGATGGGGGAACATTAAATTCAACAAGAGTTGCCCCAGGACGATCACAGTGACCAGCAGTTATCATCCGATCCCCCCACACAATATATGCAGTGCACCCAATATCCATTAATCGACCTACCCCTCGGTTGGAAGAGGTAACACGATTATCAGATGCATCACATATAGATTCTGGATTAATCCGTGGATTGAGTTTCTGACCTTGAGGCAGCAACTTACTGCTATCTGGACCAAGCATCTTCTGGAGTCCTTTCGGCAGCACGCCGTCGGATAGGCTTGAAGAACCAATGCCAATGATAATCTTACGGATTGCAATTGACCCTGTCGATAAATCCTCTTCAGGTGATGATAATGTGATATTTAGCACTGAACCTTTGAAACGCGGTGTGTGCCCATCCCATGACTCGATCTGAGAATCCGATAACCTAATGATTTCTCCAGTCGAATCTTCGATCTGCAAATAATCATCAACGCCAAGCTGTGGCTTTGAAAACTGCAACTGAATCCAAGTGGCACCTGGTAGTGAAATCTGTTTCCTATTACCGCTTTGCATGGCTGAGAAAAGTTGCGATAAGGAAGCTGGTGCAAACTCACTGGTAA is a genomic window of Cyanobium sp. NS01 containing:
- a CDS encoding serine protease — translated: MRNSFSTGVCLLLAAGLPPLIVSRGSLAFADEVVPTPRLEITSEFAPASLSQLFSAMQSGNRKQISLPGATWIQLQFSKPQLGVDDYLQIEDSTGEIIRLSDSQIESWDGHTPRFKGSVLNITLSSPEEDLSTGSIAIRKIIIGIGSSSLSDGVLPKGLQKMLGPDSSKLLPQGQKLNPRINPESICDASDNRVTSSNRGVGRLMDIGCTAYIVWGDRMITAGHCDRPGATLVEFNVPPSDTTGTTQPAAVDDQYFVVPDSFVSQETTDNDWAVFRVRPNQITGLFPAEAQGTLIPLSRRSQPNNVTITGYGVDGPSPNFGSSGPRNADSQTQQTGTGPANYPNNIRIEYRTDTQPANSGSPILQQATNTSIGVHFSGGCGTRGGRNAGTSFRSAAFWNAIGDSTHGTQTVAKIISYQRGVVTAFSGKGIYLSPDGRSIGGGGLTTRA